A region from the Dermacentor andersoni chromosome 11, qqDerAnde1_hic_scaffold, whole genome shotgun sequence genome encodes:
- the snf gene encoding U1 small nuclear ribonucleoprotein A, translating into MMDIRPNNTIYINNLNEKVKKDELKKSLYAIFSQFGQILDIIALKTLKMRGQAFVAFKDINSATNALRSMQGFPFYDKPMRIQYAKSDSDAVAKLKGTFVENSRKRTPADGEAAPKKSKKKKTQPQAQPQPAMMMMGAGMPIAAATGALPEQPPNQILFLTNLPEETNEMMLSMLFNQFPGFKEVRLVPGRHDIAFVEFENEIQSSAAKEALQGFKITPTHAMKITFAKK; encoded by the exons ATGATGGACATACGTCCGAATAACACAATTTACATCAACAACTTGAACGAAAAGGTGAAGAAAGATG AGTTGAAGAAGTCGCTGTACGCCATATTCTCGCAATTTGGCCAAATTTTGGACATCATCGCGCTCAAGACGCTCAAGATGAGGGGCCAGGCGTTCGTCGCTTTCAAGGATATCAACAGTGCTACCAACGCTCTGAGGTCAATGCAGGGCTTCCCTTTCTACGACAAGCCGATG CGCATCCAGTATGCAAAATCTGACTCGGATGCCGTGGCCAAACTCAAGGGTACCTTCGTAGAAAACTCTCGAAAGCGCACGCCTGCAGATGGCGAGGCAGCACCGAAGAAGagcaaaaagaagaagacacaacCGCAGGCACAGCCACAACCtgcaatgatgatgatgggtGCCGGCATGCCCATCGCAGCAGCGACGGGAGCCCTACCAGAGCAGCCCCCGAACCAGATTCTCTTCCTAACCAACCTTCCGGAGGAAACCAACGAGATGATGCTCTCTATGCTGTTCAACCA GTTCCCTGGCTTCAAGGAGGTGCGGTTGGTGCCTGGCCGGCACGACATTGCCTTTGTGGAATTTGAGAATGAGATCCAGTCATCGGCAGCCAAAGAGGCCCTGCAAGGCTTCAAGATCACACCGACGCATGCCATGAAGATTACATTTGCCAAGAAGTAG
- the Cbp20 gene encoding nuclear cap-binding protein subunit 2: protein MAVDLSSYRDQHFKGSRAEQERLLRMSSTLYIGNMSFYTTEEQIYELFSKCGDVKKVVMGLDRFHKTPCGFCFVEYYTRADAENAMRYINGTKLDDRIIRTDWDAGFIEGRQFGRGKSGGQVRDEYRTDYDSGRGGYGKLMAQRVVPPATPV from the coding sequence ATGGCAGTTGATCTGAGTTCCTACCGGGACCAGCACTTCAAGGGAAGCCGAGCGGAGCAAGAACGCCTTCTCCGCATGAGCTCGACGCTCTACATCGGTAACATGTCCTTCTATACGACAGAAGAGCAGATCTACGAACTCTTCTCCAAGTGCGGTGACGTCAAGAAAGTCGTCATGGGCCTGGACCGTTTCCACAAGACGCCGTGCGGCTTCTGCTTCGTCGAGTACTACACGCGCGCCGACGCCGAAAACGCCATGCGCTACATCAAcggcacaaaactggacgaccgCATCATTCGTACCGATTGGGATGCCGGATTCATCGAGGGACGCCAGTTCGGTCGCGGCAAGAGCGGCGGACAGGTTCGGGACGAGTACCGAACGGACTACGACAGTGGTCGGGGAGGCTACGGCAAGTTGATGGCCCAGCGCGTAGTACCGCCGGCAACACCAGTTTAG